The following are encoded together in the Malaya genurostris strain Urasoe2022 chromosome 3, Malgen_1.1, whole genome shotgun sequence genome:
- the LOC131434889 gene encoding putative ATP synthase subunit f, mitochondrial, which yields MAFGDYPAEYNPKVHGPYDPARYYGKPDTPFGQVKLNEIGAWFGRRDKNPRALSGAVSRAFWRWQHKYWQPKRMGIAPFFQVIVGSMVFFYTINYGKLKHHRNYKYH from the coding sequence ATGGCCTTCGGTGATTATCCGGCAGAGTACAATCCAAAAGTACATGGGCCGTACGATCCAGCTCGGTACTATGGTAAACCGGACACTCCATTCGGACAAGTAAAGCTAAATGAGATTGGCGCTTGGTTCGGTCGTCGCGACAAAAATCCTCGGGCCTTGTCTGGTGCCGTAAGCCGTGCTTTCTGGAGATGGCAGCATAAGTACTGGCAGCCGAAGCGAATGGGAATCGCTCCGTTTTTCCAGGTCATTGTTGGATCTATGGTGTTCTTCTACACCATTAATTACGGTAAACTGAAGCACCACAGGAACTACAAGTACCACTAA